Genomic window (Vulpes lagopus strain Blue_001 chromosome 6, ASM1834538v1, whole genome shotgun sequence):
GGGTGGCGCTTCTCGGTCGCTGGCTGTGGAAGCTCTGCGGTCGTCATGGAGCTGCTGGGCGAGTACGTCGGGCTGGATGGGCAGCAGCGGCTGTTGCGGGTGCCCTGTGAGGCGCCGGCCGACGCTGACCCTTTCCAGGGCCTGTTGTCGGGCGTGGCCCAGATGAGAGAGCTGGTGGCCGAGCTTTTCGACCCCTTGGTACAGCAGGAAGCGCAAGACCGGGAGGCGGCGGCTGCGGAAGAGGCGGACGGTGAGCCCTGAGAAGGTGCAGgagcggcggggggcggggcagggggccctgggggagggggcggcctgGGGAAAGTGAGCCTCGGGGAAGGAGGA
Coding sequences:
- the GON7 gene encoding EKC/KEOPS complex subunit GON7, whose product is MELLGEYVGLDGQQRLLRVPCEAPADADPFQGLLSGVAQMRELVAELFDPLVQQEAQDREAAAAEEADGDDEDDAEDENNIDNRTNSDGPSAKRPKPPS